A DNA window from Arachis duranensis cultivar V14167 chromosome 3, aradu.V14167.gnm2.J7QH, whole genome shotgun sequence contains the following coding sequences:
- the LOC107482110 gene encoding U-box domain-containing protein 45 isoform X2, producing the protein MCKALSLIYCKILSVFPSLEAARPRSKSGIQALCSLHMAIEKTKNILQHCTECSKLYLAITADSILLKFERAKCSLKDGLKRVEDIVPQSIGCQIQEIVNELASVSFALDPSEKKIGDDLIALLQQGRKFNDSNDSNELESFHQAASRLGITSSRAALAERRALKKVIERARAEEDKRKESIVAYLLHLMKKYSKLFRNEFSDDNDSQGSAPCSPTVQGSIEDGVPGVHCQAFDRQFSKLGSFCFKPNDMKSEHMPLPPEELRCPISLQLMYDPVIIASGQTYERLCIEKWFSDGHSTCPKTQQKLTHLCLTPNYCVKGLVASWCEQNGVNIPEGPPESLDLNYWRLAFNESESTNSRSANSVSSCKLKGIKVVPLEERGTFEEIGGNRAESLSTQEEDIAQYSSLLEILTEANSLKRKCKVVERLRLLLKDDEEARIFMGANGFVEVLLRFLQSAVREGNLMAQEHGAMALFNLAVNNDRNKEIMLAAGVLSLLEEMVSNTPSYGCATALYVNLSSLEEAKRLIGMSQAVQFLIELLQADTDIQCKQDSLHALYNLSTVTSNIPYLLSSGIVGGLQILLVDQGDCSWIEKCIAILINLASSQDGMEEILSTPGIIGALASILDTGELLEQEQAVSCLLLLCNRSEKCCEMVLQEGVIPALVSISVNGNPRGRDKAQKLLMLFREQRQRDHPPVQADAHHCPPETNDLSMPPSEMKPQCKSMSRSKTGKAFSFFWKSKSFSVYQC; encoded by the exons ATGTGCAAGGCGCTTTCTCTGATATATTGCAAAATATTGTCGGTATTTCCTTCCTTGGAAGCAGCTCGGCCTAGGAGCAAATCTGGAATTCAAGCATTATGTTCTCTGCACATGGCCATAGAGAAGACTAAAAACATTCTTCAGCACTGCACAGAATGTAGTAAACTTTACCTG GCTATTACTGCAGATTCTATTCTTCTAAAATTTGAGAGGGCTAAATGTTCTCTCAAAGATGGTCTTAAACGGGTGGAAGATATTGTTCCACAATCTATTGGGTGTCAG ATTCAGGAGATTGTCAATGAACTTGCAAGTGTGTCATTTGCACTTGATCCATCAGAGAAGAAAATTGGTGATGATTTAATTGCATTGCTTCAGCAGGGAAGAAAGTTTAATGACTCTAATGACAGCAATGAACTTGAATCTTTTCATCAGGCTGCTAGCAGGCTTGGAATTACATCTTCTAGAGCAGCTCTTGCTGAAAGAAGAGCTCTCAAGAAGGTCATAGAAAGGGCTCGGGCAGAGGAAGACAAGCGGAAGGAATCAATTGTTGCTTATCTTTTGCATCTTATGAAGAAATACTCaaaattatttagaaatgaGTTCTCAGATGACAATGATTCTCAGGGTTCTGCACCTTGTTCTCCCACTGTTCAGGGATCCATTGAGGATGGTGTTCCCGGTGTTCATTGTCAGGCCTTTGACAGACAGTTTTCTAAACTTGGTTCCTTTTGTTTTAAGCCAAATGATATGAAATCAGAGCACATGCCCCTTCCCCCTGAAGAGCTAAGGTGCCCAATATCTTTGCAACTTATGTACGATCCTGTAATCATTGCTTCTGGGCAAACTTACGAAAGGTTATGTATAGAAAAATGGTTTAGTGATGGCCACAGCACTTGCCCAAAGACCCAACAGAAGCTCACACATCTCTGTTTGACTCCTAATTACTGTGTGAAAGGTCTTGTTGCTAGTTGGTGTGAACAGAATGGAGTTAATATTCCCGAAGGCCCTCCTGAATCTCTTGATCTTAATTACTGGAGATTGGCATTCAATGAGTCTGaatccacaaattcaagatcTGCAAACAGTGTCAGCTCTTGCAAGTTGAAGGGTATTAAAGTGGTTCCATTAGAAGAAAGGGGTACCTTTGAGGAAATTGGGGGAAATAGGGCTGAAAGTTTGTCTACACAAGAGGAAGATATTGCGCAGTACTCAAGCCTTCTGGAAATCTTGACTGAGGCTAATAGTTTGAAGAGGAAATGTAAAGTGGTTGAACGATTAAGGCTGCTGCTGAAGGATGATGAAGAAGCAAGGATTTTTATGGGGGCTAATGGCTTCGTTGAAGTACTTTTGCGGTTTTTACAATCAGCTGTGCGTGAAGGAAATTTGATGGCTCAGGAGCATGGAGCAATGGCTCTTTTCAACCTGGCTGTAAATAATGACAG AAATAAGGAAATCATGTTGGCGGCAGGAGTATTATCATTGTTGGAGGAAATGGTTTCAAATACTCCTTCGTATGGTTGTGCAACTGCCTTATACGTGAATCTATCTTCCCTTGAAGAGGCCAAGCGTTTGATTGGTATGAGTCAGGCTGTTCAGTTCTTAATCGAGCTTCTTCAAGCTGACACTGATATTCAATGCAAGCAGGATTCTCTCCATGCTCTCTATAATCTTTCCACTGTAACTTCCAACATTCCTTACCTCCTTTCATCCGGCATCGTTGGCGGCCTACAAATTCTTCTTGTGGACCAGGGCGATTGTAGTTGGATAGAAAAATGTATAGctattttgataaatttggcTTCTTCCCAAGATGGGATGGAGGAAATTTTATCGACTCCAGGAATTATAGGCGCATTGGCTTCAATATTGGACACAGGCGAGCTCCTAGAGCAGGAGCAAGCTGTCTCTTGCCTCCTGCTTCTATGCAATAGAAGTGAGAAATGTTGTGAGATGGTGCTACAAGAAGGTGTCATCCCTGCATTGGTTTCAATATCAGTGAATGGAAATCCAAGAGGGAGAGATAAAGCTCAGAAACTCCTGATGCTGTTTCGAGAGCAGCGGCAACGAGACCATCCGCCAGTGCAAGCTGACGCACATCATTGCCCTCCTGAAACTAACGATTTGTCAATGCCGCCTTCTGAAATGAAGCCGCAATGCAAGTCAATGTCTAGAAGTAAGACAGGGAAAGCTTTTAGCTTTTTCTGGAAAAGCAAGAGCTTTTCTGTCTACCAGTGTTAA
- the LOC107482110 gene encoding U-box domain-containing protein 6 isoform X1 has translation MDVAEYEEKQFSASDAKLHGQMCKALSLIYCKILSVFPSLEAARPRSKSGIQALCSLHMAIEKTKNILQHCTECSKLYLAITADSILLKFERAKCSLKDGLKRVEDIVPQSIGCQIQEIVNELASVSFALDPSEKKIGDDLIALLQQGRKFNDSNDSNELESFHQAASRLGITSSRAALAERRALKKVIERARAEEDKRKESIVAYLLHLMKKYSKLFRNEFSDDNDSQGSAPCSPTVQGSIEDGVPGVHCQAFDRQFSKLGSFCFKPNDMKSEHMPLPPEELRCPISLQLMYDPVIIASGQTYERLCIEKWFSDGHSTCPKTQQKLTHLCLTPNYCVKGLVASWCEQNGVNIPEGPPESLDLNYWRLAFNESESTNSRSANSVSSCKLKGIKVVPLEERGTFEEIGGNRAESLSTQEEDIAQYSSLLEILTEANSLKRKCKVVERLRLLLKDDEEARIFMGANGFVEVLLRFLQSAVREGNLMAQEHGAMALFNLAVNNDRNKEIMLAAGVLSLLEEMVSNTPSYGCATALYVNLSSLEEAKRLIGMSQAVQFLIELLQADTDIQCKQDSLHALYNLSTVTSNIPYLLSSGIVGGLQILLVDQGDCSWIEKCIAILINLASSQDGMEEILSTPGIIGALASILDTGELLEQEQAVSCLLLLCNRSEKCCEMVLQEGVIPALVSISVNGNPRGRDKAQKLLMLFREQRQRDHPPVQADAHHCPPETNDLSMPPSEMKPQCKSMSRSKTGKAFSFFWKSKSFSVYQC, from the exons ATGGATGTAGCTGAGTATGAGGAAAAACAGTTTTCAGCAAGTGATGCCAAG TTACATGGACAGATGTGCAAGGCGCTTTCTCTGATATATTGCAAAATATTGTCGGTATTTCCTTCCTTGGAAGCAGCTCGGCCTAGGAGCAAATCTGGAATTCAAGCATTATGTTCTCTGCACATGGCCATAGAGAAGACTAAAAACATTCTTCAGCACTGCACAGAATGTAGTAAACTTTACCTG GCTATTACTGCAGATTCTATTCTTCTAAAATTTGAGAGGGCTAAATGTTCTCTCAAAGATGGTCTTAAACGGGTGGAAGATATTGTTCCACAATCTATTGGGTGTCAG ATTCAGGAGATTGTCAATGAACTTGCAAGTGTGTCATTTGCACTTGATCCATCAGAGAAGAAAATTGGTGATGATTTAATTGCATTGCTTCAGCAGGGAAGAAAGTTTAATGACTCTAATGACAGCAATGAACTTGAATCTTTTCATCAGGCTGCTAGCAGGCTTGGAATTACATCTTCTAGAGCAGCTCTTGCTGAAAGAAGAGCTCTCAAGAAGGTCATAGAAAGGGCTCGGGCAGAGGAAGACAAGCGGAAGGAATCAATTGTTGCTTATCTTTTGCATCTTATGAAGAAATACTCaaaattatttagaaatgaGTTCTCAGATGACAATGATTCTCAGGGTTCTGCACCTTGTTCTCCCACTGTTCAGGGATCCATTGAGGATGGTGTTCCCGGTGTTCATTGTCAGGCCTTTGACAGACAGTTTTCTAAACTTGGTTCCTTTTGTTTTAAGCCAAATGATATGAAATCAGAGCACATGCCCCTTCCCCCTGAAGAGCTAAGGTGCCCAATATCTTTGCAACTTATGTACGATCCTGTAATCATTGCTTCTGGGCAAACTTACGAAAGGTTATGTATAGAAAAATGGTTTAGTGATGGCCACAGCACTTGCCCAAAGACCCAACAGAAGCTCACACATCTCTGTTTGACTCCTAATTACTGTGTGAAAGGTCTTGTTGCTAGTTGGTGTGAACAGAATGGAGTTAATATTCCCGAAGGCCCTCCTGAATCTCTTGATCTTAATTACTGGAGATTGGCATTCAATGAGTCTGaatccacaaattcaagatcTGCAAACAGTGTCAGCTCTTGCAAGTTGAAGGGTATTAAAGTGGTTCCATTAGAAGAAAGGGGTACCTTTGAGGAAATTGGGGGAAATAGGGCTGAAAGTTTGTCTACACAAGAGGAAGATATTGCGCAGTACTCAAGCCTTCTGGAAATCTTGACTGAGGCTAATAGTTTGAAGAGGAAATGTAAAGTGGTTGAACGATTAAGGCTGCTGCTGAAGGATGATGAAGAAGCAAGGATTTTTATGGGGGCTAATGGCTTCGTTGAAGTACTTTTGCGGTTTTTACAATCAGCTGTGCGTGAAGGAAATTTGATGGCTCAGGAGCATGGAGCAATGGCTCTTTTCAACCTGGCTGTAAATAATGACAG AAATAAGGAAATCATGTTGGCGGCAGGAGTATTATCATTGTTGGAGGAAATGGTTTCAAATACTCCTTCGTATGGTTGTGCAACTGCCTTATACGTGAATCTATCTTCCCTTGAAGAGGCCAAGCGTTTGATTGGTATGAGTCAGGCTGTTCAGTTCTTAATCGAGCTTCTTCAAGCTGACACTGATATTCAATGCAAGCAGGATTCTCTCCATGCTCTCTATAATCTTTCCACTGTAACTTCCAACATTCCTTACCTCCTTTCATCCGGCATCGTTGGCGGCCTACAAATTCTTCTTGTGGACCAGGGCGATTGTAGTTGGATAGAAAAATGTATAGctattttgataaatttggcTTCTTCCCAAGATGGGATGGAGGAAATTTTATCGACTCCAGGAATTATAGGCGCATTGGCTTCAATATTGGACACAGGCGAGCTCCTAGAGCAGGAGCAAGCTGTCTCTTGCCTCCTGCTTCTATGCAATAGAAGTGAGAAATGTTGTGAGATGGTGCTACAAGAAGGTGTCATCCCTGCATTGGTTTCAATATCAGTGAATGGAAATCCAAGAGGGAGAGATAAAGCTCAGAAACTCCTGATGCTGTTTCGAGAGCAGCGGCAACGAGACCATCCGCCAGTGCAAGCTGACGCACATCATTGCCCTCCTGAAACTAACGATTTGTCAATGCCGCCTTCTGAAATGAAGCCGCAATGCAAGTCAATGTCTAGAAGTAAGACAGGGAAAGCTTTTAGCTTTTTCTGGAAAAGCAAGAGCTTTTCTGTCTACCAGTGTTAA